A stretch of the Marmota flaviventris isolate mMarFla1 chromosome 12, mMarFla1.hap1, whole genome shotgun sequence genome encodes the following:
- the Atp1b1 gene encoding sodium/potassium-transporting ATPase subunit beta-1, with protein sequence MARGKAKEEGSWKKFIWNSEKKEFLGRTGGSWFKILLFYVIFYGCLAGIFIGTIQVMLLTISEFKPTYQDRVAPPGLTQIPQLQKTEISFRPNDPKSYEAYMLNMMRFLEKYKDAAQKDDMIFEDCGSVPSEPKERGEYNHERGERKVCRFRLEWLGNCSGLEDDTYGYKDGKPCIIIKLNRVLGFKPKPPKNESLESYPVMKYNPNVLPVQCTGKRDEDKDKIGNVEYFGLGGYAGFPLQYYPYYGKLLQPRYLQPLLAVQFTNLTLDTEIRIECKAYGENIGYSEKDRFQGRFDVKIEVKS encoded by the exons ATGGCCCGCGGAAAAGCCAAGGAAGAGGGCAGCTGGAAGAAATTCATCTGGAACTCGGAGAAGAAGGAGTTTCTGGGCAGGACCGGTGGCAGTTGGT TTAAGATCCTTCTGTTCTACGTGATATTCTATGGCTGCCTGGCCGGCATCTTCATTGGAACCATCCAAGTGATGCTGCTCACCATCAGTGAATTTAAGCCCACGTACCAGGACCGGGTGGCCCCACCAG GATTAACACAGATTCCTCAGCTCCAAAAGACTGAAATTTCCTTTCGCCCTAACGATCCCAAGAGTTATGAGGCCTACATGCTGAACATGATGAGGTTCCTGGAGAAGTACAAAGATGCGGCCCAGAAGGACGACATGATTTTTGAAGACTGTGGCA gtgttCCCAGCGAACCCAAAGAACGAGGAGAATATAACCATGAACGAGGAGAGCGAAAGGTCTGCAGATTCCGACTTGAATGGCTGGGAAATTGCTCTGGACTCGAGGATGACACTTACGGCTACAAAGATGGCAAGCCCTGCATCATCATAAAGCTCAACCGAGTTCTGGGCTTCAAGCCAAAG CCTCCCAAGAACGAGTCCCTGGAGAGTTACCCAGTGATGAAGTATAATCCAAATGTGCTGCCTGTTCAGTGCACTGGCAAA CGAGACGAAGATAAGGATAAAATCGGGAACGTGGAGTATTTTGGCCTGGGCGGCTACGCTGGCTTTCCTCTGCAGTATTATCCCTACTACGGCAAGCTCCTGCAGCCCAGGTACCTGCAGCCCCTGTTGGCCGTGCAGTTCACCAACCTCACCTTGGACACTGAGATTCGCATTGAGTGTAAGGCATATGGGGAGAACATTGGGTACAGTGAGAAAGACCGTTTTCAGGGACGCTTTGATGTAAAAATTGAAGTTAAGAGCTGA